GCCGGGACGAGTGTGTTCTCGCGCGAGACGCCGTACAGCTACCTCATGACCCGCCGCATCGAGCGGGCGATGGCGTTGCCGGCGTGTGTGGCGAAGGTGCGCACCCGGCCGACCGGAGACGTACCGAGCAGGATTCGAGAAGCGGTCCGCGAAACCGCGCTCTAGCGTTGGCCGCATGACCATCGCACTCCAGTACTGCAGTATCACCGTCAACGACCCGGACGAGGCGCTCGCCTTCTACCGCGACGCGCTCGGCCTTGAGGTGCGCAACGACGTCGCCTCTGGCGGATTCCGCTGGGTCGCCCTCGGCAGCGCGACCCAGCCCGGCCTTGGGATCGTGCTCTCGGAACCGCACGCCGGCCGATCCCAGGCCGACGGCGACGCCCTGCAGGAACTGCTCACCAAGGGCGTCCTGCCGGACATCGTCTTCCGCGCCGACGATCTCAACGCGACCTTCGAGAAGGTGCTGGCATCCGGCGCCGAGGTGCTTCAGGAGCCCATCGACCAGCCCTGGGGCCCGCGCGACTGCCTGTTCCGGGACCCCTCGGGCAACATGGTGCGGATCTCGCAGGCGCCCAGAGCGTAGCCGCCGTCTGGCGACCAGATTCGTCTGACGGAGGACGAGTTCGAACAGCTCTCGGCGGCGTTCTTCAGGACGCCTGCGACCCGCCTGGCACTCGCCGAGCGCCGAGCAACCCGTGGGCATCCCGTGGGCATCCCGTCCGGGCTTATCAGTTCGACCTCCGCACGCCCGCGCACAACGGTCAACTGGCCGCCGCGCACTGCCTGGAGCTGCGATTCACGTTCAACAAGTTCGACAAGTGGTCGCAGGCACCGTTCCTGACAGGCCTCAGCCCCAGGGTCCGAGACGCCTCGCCACAACCATGCACCAGTCCTGGATCTCCTTCATCCGCACCGGCAGTCCCAGCCCCCACCCCATGCCGAACTGGGATCGATACGACCGGAACTCCCGCATCACGATGAGCCTGGACACCGTCACCGCCACCGCCACCGCCACCGCCACCAGCGGCCTCGCCGGATACTGGCGGCTGACCCCTCAGCCACCCATCGCCGTTGCAAGAACCCCGGCGACAATGGTGACCACGGCAAGGCCGACCATCGCCACCCGCACCGCCATCACCCCCCGGGCTGTGAAGGACGGGGAGGCAGACCGGGGGGCACCACCCATGCCGTGGGGGAACGTTGTTCCCCCGGGGATGCCCGATGGGCCCGGACGTCAGCCTCCCGCAGCTGCACACACCACATGCAGTCGTCTTCTTCATGCACCCGAGAGGCGAGCCAATAGGCGCCCATGAGCCGGGCATCGGGAACCGGGATCGGGTCACTTCCGGAGGCATCCATGCCCGGCCAAACGACGCAATCCAACCAAGGCAACGGCGGCTCACCACCATGCAACCGAACCGTCACCCGTCCTTGAGGGGACCTCTTCCGCACACACAGCGATCAAACTTCATCGATGGTGATCACTCGGCTGATCTCCGATTGACTCGCGAAGTCATCCAATACTCGATGCCGACCGGTCGATGGATGTGCCGCTGCCCGTTGCGGCTGCGCTCAGGCCGGCGGCCCGGCCGCACCTCGCCTGGGCACCCTGGCCGAAAGGGGCTGTTCGGGCGACAGGGCCGCACCGTCGGCGCAGCCGGGCGCGACGGGAGCGGCTCGGGGCGGGAACCTGACCCCAAGCCCTCCCAGAAGAAGGTATTCCCATGCTTGAGCGCTCCTGTGGAAAGCAGCACACCGAGGTCACCTTCGTCATCCCAGCGGACCAACCCGACGGTCAGGTCAGCGTCGTCGGCGACTTCAACGACTGGCAGCCCGGCACCCATACCTTTGCCGCCCGCAAGGACGGCACGCGTGCCGTCGCCGTCACACTGCCCGGCGAGCAGCAATATGAGTTCCGCTACCTCGCGGCCGGCGACTACTGGTTCGACGAAGACCAGGCCGACGGACACGACGGCCGTAACGGAATCCTGCGCACCTGACCGGAGCCGCTTCGCTCACTCCGACCACCGGCCACGCTGTGCCCGTCCGACAGCAGCTGCCGAGGCGGCATTCACGGCACGGCCGAAGCCCGCCGTACCGGGCGCGGGGAGCGTCTTCCGGATCGAGTTGGTCCAGAGCCGACGGGTGAACCATCGGTTGCGGTTTCAGTGGCAGGGGGTATGCGCAGAGGACGGCGCCAAGCGGTGTGCCATGCGGCGACCATGCCGATGACGTCACCTTGGTTCCTTATCTCTGACGGTGCAGCGAGGAGAGACGAAGCCGTGAGCAGCATCTGGGCATACGCGCAGGGAAGCGGCTACACCCCGGAGCAGTCGCTGGTGGGTTTCGCCGTCCAGGCCGCCGACGGGGCCATCGGACAGGTGGACCGGCAGCAGGACCAACCCGGGATCCAGCACCTGGTCGTCGACAACGGCGTATGGCTGTTCGGCAGGAGTGTCCTCATCCCGGCCGGCGCGGTCACCCGCATCGACACCGGCGCCCAAACGGTGACGGTCGCGTCGACCTGGGAGGAGATCAAAGCCGCACCCCAGTTCGTCACGGACAGCGAGACGACGGATCCCACGTACCTGGCGGCCGTCGGCACCTACTTCTTCTCGCTCGGTCTTACTCCGGCGTCCTGACGACCGTAACGAGCGTCACGCACCGCATTGATCCCCGACGACAAGGAGCTCGCCGGCCCGGGCGATGAGCAGGGCCACATCGTCGTGGTCTCCCGGGTGGCGCAGGGTGTGCAGAAGCAGGTCACAGGTGTCGTCCAGCGAGCGGTTGGGGTCATCGAGCACGTCGAGGAGAGCTTCGAGGCGTGCGTCGATCGGCTGGTCGCGGGTCTCGACCAGGCCGTCGGTGTAGAGGACGAGCTGGGCGCGTGGCTCGATGTCGAGGCAGGTGGTGTGGAAGGCGACGCCGCAGCCGCCCAGCGGTGCGCCGGTGGGCAGGTCGAGAAGCTCGCGCGTGCCATCGGGATGGTGGAGAACGGGCGGCAGGTGCCCGGCAAGGGAGACCTGGCACTGCGCGG
The Streptomyces lunaelactis genome window above contains:
- a CDS encoding VOC family protein, with translation MTIALQYCSITVNDPDEALAFYRDALGLEVRNDVASGGFRWVALGSATQPGLGIVLSEPHAGRSQADGDALQELLTKGVLPDIVFRADDLNATFEKVLASGAEVLQEPIDQPWGPRDCLFRDPSGNMVRISQAPRA
- a CDS encoding isoamylase early set domain-containing protein produces the protein MLERSCGKQHTEVTFVIPADQPDGQVSVVGDFNDWQPGTHTFAARKDGTRAVAVTLPGEQQYEFRYLAAGDYWFDEDQADGHDGRNGILRT
- a CDS encoding PRC-barrel domain-containing protein encodes the protein MSSIWAYAQGSGYTPEQSLVGFAVQAADGAIGQVDRQQDQPGIQHLVVDNGVWLFGRSVLIPAGAVTRIDTGAQTVTVASTWEEIKAAPQFVTDSETTDPTYLAAVGTYFFSLGLTPAS